In a single window of the Nicotiana tomentosiformis chromosome 8, ASM39032v3, whole genome shotgun sequence genome:
- the LOC138897157 gene encoding secreted RxLR effector protein 161-like encodes MDESGAFVNQTMYRGIIGSLLYLTASRLDIVNSVGLCARFQSNPKESHLKVAKRILRYLKGTQDLVLYYPSGDNFNLVGYADEDYAGYPVDRKSTSGMAHFLGSCLISWGTRKQNCVALSTTEAEYVAAASCCAQLLWIK; translated from the coding sequence ATGGATGAATCTGGTGCTTTTGTAAATCAAACAATGTATCGAGGCATTATTGGATCTCTCCTCTATCTCACTGCCAGTAGACTAGATATTGTAAACAGTGTGGGGCTATGTGCAAGGTTCCAGTCAAACCCCAAGGAATCTCACCTAAAGGTTGCCAAAAGGATTCTAAGATATCTTAAGGGAACACAGGACCTGGTTCTGTATTACCCTTCAGGTGACAATTTTAATCTTGTTGGGTACGCTGATGAAGATTATGCAGGTTATCCGGTGGACAGGAAAAGCACATCCGGAATGGCTCACTTCCTAGGATCCTGTCTGATTTCATGGGGCACAAGGAAGCAAAACTGTGTAGCTCTCTCAACAACTGAAGCAGAATATGTTGCTGCAGCTTCTTGTTGTGCCCAACTCTTGTGGATCAAATAA